The following coding sequences lie in one Halomonas sp. 'Soap Lake #6' genomic window:
- a CDS encoding phage tail tape measure protein — MSRNLRLQVMLNAVDRVTGPLKRMRQGAGQTGQVMRETRDQLKELQRTQSDLTSYRKANAAMRTNTRAIRDARARNHQYTQALEQQRQTHANVKSGLTVARREYDRLAKELLRTKQPSDQLTASLERARVRLHGQQTEFDRSARAMREYRNRTRHAGEEVARLTRNHATQTERVRGLKTRLDEAGISTDNLGRSARELRTREERLNTALQQQKRHLSEVADRQRRLTQARDRYQNSMGNVARMQGVGAGMLGTGLAKGYAASRLLTPGVAWGEQMSALRSVGGYGEDDERYLALRQQSRDLGASTAFSANEVGAGQEFLMRAGMSSDAIKASMDDVLALALANNTELSRAADIASNIGSSFKVNLEGEGEFARVADILSGTARRTNVNLEMLGETFKYLGNLEGLDISLEQAAAMTGLMGNIGIQGSQAGTAVRALGNRLTKPTATAAGLMEQYGIEVANAQGGMRDIEEILNDTFQATKDLGNVQRAGILQEIFGVEAGTGISEIINQQGAGGLTELLEELRNNTGENAEMARVRADNLGGDLKSLRSAWEEVGISITDTNEGPLRQLVQTITEVMRGVGDWIKANPELAGTIAKVVGSLIALATVGGAVTMMMASILGPIIFTRFAMTTLGIKAGGLGKSFVWLAKTAIPWVATALKGLLVAMGPIGWGIMALAATALVIYKYWEPIKGFFLGLWKQVKDAFGDGIGGVSRLLINWSPLGLLYSGISSALGRLGIELPGSLTELGSKMIGGLSNGMNSALGWVRQSASSVWSTIHEAFGDGMGGIAKLLIDWSPFGLLYSAFVSTLDMLGISVPEGFRNLGGFVIDGLLGGLTNKLTALRERITSIASSMANWFKGVLGIHSPSRVFEGFGINIVEGIINGIGSMIGALRDHVMGMAGNIAGWVQDAMGNAWDAIGNGASQAMEWGKQTTAGMGQGIRDGASRATESAANLANDVTSTVRGWLDINSPSRVFATIGNFVSQGLANGIKDDADSPIRQVRSLANNLRNAAGGLMLGAGLATTASAANIDTSGIQIDARPPLQNNASGQPVNVTINVGGITVNPAPGMDEQALARLVGQEVERAMRDAERRAAAAARRNLYDND, encoded by the coding sequence ATGTCGCGAAATCTACGCCTGCAAGTCATGCTCAACGCCGTGGATCGCGTCACCGGCCCCCTTAAACGCATGCGCCAAGGTGCTGGTCAAACAGGCCAAGTGATGCGCGAAACCCGCGACCAGCTCAAAGAGCTGCAGCGCACCCAAAGCGACCTCACCAGCTACCGCAAAGCCAACGCCGCAATGCGCACCAACACCCGCGCAATACGCGATGCCCGCGCCCGCAACCACCAGTACACACAAGCGCTTGAGCAACAGCGGCAAACACACGCCAACGTCAAATCAGGCCTAACAGTCGCTCGCCGCGAATACGATCGGCTGGCAAAAGAGCTACTACGAACCAAACAGCCATCCGACCAGCTCACCGCCTCATTAGAGCGCGCCCGAGTTCGTCTACATGGCCAACAAACCGAGTTCGATAGATCCGCAAGAGCAATGCGGGAATACCGCAATCGAACACGCCACGCAGGTGAAGAAGTCGCGCGGCTCACCCGCAATCACGCAACCCAAACAGAGCGCGTGCGAGGCTTAAAAACCCGGCTAGATGAAGCGGGCATCAGCACCGACAACCTCGGTAGAAGCGCCCGCGAGCTGCGAACCCGAGAAGAACGGCTAAACACCGCGCTACAGCAACAAAAACGCCACTTATCAGAAGTTGCCGACCGTCAGCGCCGCTTAACCCAGGCCCGTGACCGTTACCAAAACAGCATGGGTAACGTCGCCCGCATGCAAGGCGTGGGGGCAGGCATGCTCGGTACCGGCCTTGCAAAAGGCTACGCCGCCAGCCGCTTACTAACACCTGGCGTTGCCTGGGGCGAGCAGATGAGCGCCCTGCGCTCCGTCGGTGGGTATGGAGAAGACGATGAGCGCTACCTCGCACTACGCCAACAGTCTCGCGACTTAGGCGCTTCTACCGCATTCAGCGCCAATGAAGTGGGTGCCGGACAAGAGTTTTTGATGCGCGCAGGCATGAGTAGCGACGCTATCAAAGCATCAATGGACGACGTGCTGGCACTCGCGTTAGCAAATAACACCGAGTTATCCCGAGCAGCGGATATCGCTTCCAACATCGGTAGCAGCTTCAAAGTTAACCTGGAAGGGGAAGGCGAATTCGCGCGGGTAGCAGACATCCTCTCGGGTACTGCCCGCCGCACAAACGTCAATCTTGAAATGCTAGGGGAAACATTCAAATACCTTGGCAACCTGGAAGGGCTAGATATCAGCCTTGAACAAGCTGCCGCGATGACAGGATTGATGGGCAACATCGGCATACAAGGCAGTCAAGCAGGTACCGCTGTCCGCGCCCTGGGTAACCGCTTAACCAAGCCCACTGCTACGGCCGCAGGGCTAATGGAACAATACGGAATAGAAGTAGCCAACGCCCAAGGTGGAATGCGTGATATCGAAGAAATCCTGAACGACACCTTCCAAGCAACGAAGGATCTAGGCAATGTTCAGCGGGCAGGAATACTTCAAGAAATTTTCGGTGTCGAAGCGGGTACCGGAATTTCAGAAATTATTAACCAGCAAGGTGCAGGCGGCTTAACTGAGCTGCTCGAAGAACTGAGAAATAACACCGGTGAAAACGCCGAAATGGCACGCGTAAGAGCAGATAATCTTGGTGGCGACCTCAAGAGCCTGCGCAGTGCCTGGGAAGAAGTCGGTATCAGCATCACTGATACTAACGAAGGCCCACTCAGGCAACTGGTGCAAACTATTACTGAAGTTATGCGCGGTGTGGGTGACTGGATCAAGGCGAACCCCGAGCTAGCGGGCACTATCGCAAAGGTGGTGGGCAGCCTGATCGCACTGGCAACCGTCGGCGGTGCCGTCACGATGATGATGGCCAGTATTCTCGGCCCGATTATCTTCACCCGCTTTGCAATGACCACATTGGGTATTAAAGCCGGGGGGTTAGGAAAATCATTTGTGTGGCTCGCAAAAACCGCTATCCCCTGGGTGGCCACTGCACTAAAAGGGCTGCTAGTCGCAATGGGGCCAATCGGCTGGGGCATCATGGCACTAGCTGCCACCGCGTTGGTTATCTACAAATACTGGGAACCCATCAAAGGCTTTTTCCTCGGCCTATGGAAACAGGTGAAAGATGCCTTTGGCGACGGTATTGGTGGCGTCTCTCGCCTGCTGATCAACTGGTCACCCCTTGGTTTGCTCTATAGCGGAATTTCATCAGCACTAGGCCGCCTGGGGATTGAGCTGCCCGGCTCACTCACAGAGCTGGGTAGCAAGATGATCGGCGGCTTATCCAATGGCATGAACAGTGCCCTGGGCTGGGTGCGTCAATCAGCAAGTAGCGTCTGGTCCACTATCCACGAAGCCTTTGGCGACGGCATGGGCGGCATTGCTAAGTTGCTGATTGATTGGTCACCGTTTGGGCTGCTGTACAGTGCGTTTGTATCCACACTCGATATGCTCGGCATCTCAGTGCCCGAAGGTTTCCGCAACCTGGGAGGCTTTGTTATCGATGGCCTGCTGGGCGGGCTGACTAACAAACTCACCGCCCTGCGCGAACGCATTACCAGCATTGCCTCCAGCATGGCCAACTGGTTCAAAGGCGTGCTAGGCATCCACTCCCCCAGCCGCGTCTTTGAAGGCTTCGGCATCAATATCGTCGAAGGCATTATCAACGGCATCGGCAGCATGATCGGCGCGCTACGTGACCACGTGATGGGAATGGCAGGAAACATCGCAGGCTGGGTGCAAGACGCCATGGGCAACGCTTGGGATGCCATCGGCAATGGTGCCAGCCAAGCCATGGAGTGGGGCAAACAAACCACCGCCGGTATGGGCCAAGGTATTCGCGACGGAGCCAGCCGCGCCACCGAAAGCGCCGCCAACCTCGCCAACGATGTCACCAGCACCGTGCGCGGCTGGCTGGATATCAACTCCCCCAGCCGCGTGTTTGCCACCATTGGCAACTTCGTCTCTCAAGGCCTGGCCAACGGCATCAAAGACGACGCCGACAGCCCCATCAGGCAAGTGCGCAGCCTCGCCAACAACCTACGCAACGCAGCGGGCGGGCTAATGCTCGGCGCCGGGCTGGCCACCACTGCCAGCGCCGCCAACATCGACACCAGCGGCATACAAATCGATGCCCGTCCACCGCTGCAAAATAACGCAAGCGGGCAACCGGTTAACGTCACTATCAACGTGGGCGGCATCACGGTTAACCCCGCCCCCGGCATGGATGAGCAAGCCCTGGCACGCCTGGTAGGCCAGGAGGTAGAGCGCGCAATGCGCGACGCCGAAAGACGCGCCGCCGCCGCTGCTCGACGCAACCTCTACGATAACGACTAA
- a CDS encoding phage tail protein, which translates to MMMTYGLFVFGLSTAAYQELQRQTDWRHVSQSRVNARPVHQYLGPGDDTINLTGTLLPMFTGGQQNLDMLRALADGGRAWPLIEGTGTYYGMFSITSLQERKSEFFRDGAAKQIEFDLKLTRIDDNRTELIGVLQSSMLRAITGAIA; encoded by the coding sequence ATGATGATGACCTATGGCCTGTTTGTGTTCGGCCTCAGCACCGCAGCTTACCAAGAGCTGCAGCGCCAAACCGACTGGCGGCACGTCAGCCAAAGCCGCGTGAACGCCCGCCCAGTGCATCAATACCTTGGCCCAGGCGATGACACCATCAACTTAACGGGCACTCTGCTGCCCATGTTTACAGGTGGCCAGCAAAATTTAGATATGCTCCGCGCCCTAGCAGATGGTGGCCGCGCATGGCCACTCATCGAAGGCACCGGCACCTATTACGGCATGTTCAGCATCACCAGCCTGCAAGAGCGAAAAAGCGAGTTCTTTAGAGACGGTGCTGCCAAACAAATAGAGTTTGACTTGAAGCTAACGCGAATCGACGACAACCGAACCGAACTGATCGGCGTACTACAAAGCAGCATGCTACGCGCAATAACAGGTGCCATAGCATGA
- a CDS encoding phage tail sheath protein — protein MPDYHHGVRVVEINEGTRPIRTVATAIIGLVATGPEADAQRFPLDTPVLATDIYSAIGAAGTTGTLARSLRAIVEETRTLCVVVRVAQGSDENETTANIIGSVTPAGQKTGIQALLAAEQRFGVKPRILGVPELDNENVATALISVATKLRGFAYVAAHGCDTKEEAAMYRENFGAREAMVIWPNFQNFDVNAQQSRPLSAVAKALGHRARLDNEIGWHKTLSNMPVNSVTGITHDVFWDLQDPATDAGYLNAAEVTTLINKSGFRFWGSRTCSEDPLFAFESYTRTAQVLADTIAEAHFWAVDKPMHPSLARDIIEGINAKFRELTRKGYLLGGEAWFDPELNSKEVLKSGKLYIDYDYTPVPPLENLMLQQRITDRYLVDFADRINA, from the coding sequence ATGCCCGATTACCATCACGGCGTCCGCGTCGTCGAAATCAACGAAGGCACCCGCCCCATCCGCACCGTGGCCACCGCCATTATCGGGCTGGTGGCCACTGGCCCAGAGGCAGATGCCCAACGCTTCCCCCTCGATACCCCAGTGCTGGCCACCGACATATACAGCGCCATTGGCGCGGCGGGCACCACCGGCACCCTAGCCCGCTCGCTGCGCGCCATTGTCGAAGAAACCCGCACTCTTTGCGTGGTGGTGCGGGTGGCACAAGGCAGCGATGAAAACGAAACCACCGCCAACATCATCGGCAGCGTTACCCCCGCAGGCCAGAAAACCGGCATCCAAGCCCTATTAGCCGCCGAACAGCGCTTCGGTGTAAAGCCGCGCATCCTTGGCGTGCCAGAGCTGGATAACGAAAACGTCGCCACTGCCCTAATCAGCGTGGCCACCAAGCTGCGCGGCTTCGCCTACGTGGCCGCCCACGGCTGCGACACCAAAGAAGAGGCAGCGATGTACCGGGAAAACTTCGGCGCCCGGGAAGCCATGGTGATCTGGCCCAACTTCCAAAACTTCGACGTAAATGCCCAGCAAAGCCGCCCGCTCTCCGCCGTCGCCAAAGCCCTTGGCCACCGGGCACGGTTGGATAACGAAATCGGCTGGCATAAAACCCTCTCCAACATGCCCGTAAACAGCGTCACCGGCATTACCCACGATGTGTTCTGGGATCTGCAGGACCCCGCCACCGATGCGGGCTACCTCAACGCCGCCGAAGTCACCACGCTGATCAACAAATCAGGCTTCCGCTTCTGGGGCTCCCGCACCTGCTCGGAAGATCCGCTGTTCGCTTTTGAATCCTACACCCGCACCGCCCAAGTACTCGCCGACACCATCGCCGAAGCGCACTTCTGGGCAGTCGATAAGCCCATGCACCCATCACTGGCCCGCGACATTATCGAAGGTATCAACGCCAAGTTCCGCGAGCTCACCCGCAAAGGCTACCTGCTCGGCGGCGAAGCCTGGTTCGACCCAGAGCTGAACAGCAAGGAAGTGCTGAAAAGCGGCAAGCTCTACATCGACTACGACTACACCCCGGTGCCGCCGCTGGAAAACCTCATGCTGCAACAGCGCATTACCGACCGCTATCTGGTCGATTTTGCCGACCGCATCAACGCCTAA
- a CDS encoding phage late control D family protein, translated as MSMQPDYRISLQGQVISPEFRARLALLTLHDRRGMQADQLDIMLTDDDGMLDIPPTGAELTLAIGWKGQSLTERGTYIVDEVEHIGAPDTLNIRASSADMRQGLPGKRTQSWDEVTVRDIITTIAERHDLIPSVGTTLAGIRVVHIDQTDESDLHFLTRLAERFDAVATVKTGHLIFVPAGQATTASGLEIPPIQLRRQTGDQHRYLVAERDAYTGVTALWNNKAHATREAVTVGDPQNAQQLRHTYASEQEALEAAQAEWQRLQRGVAYFSITQAVGDPDVFPETPVWCIGWKPQIDATPWIITEVTHNLTDTSYTTALQLETRPMD; from the coding sequence ATGAGCATGCAGCCGGATTATCGAATTAGCCTGCAAGGCCAAGTGATTAGCCCCGAGTTTCGCGCGCGCCTGGCACTCCTCACACTCCACGATCGGCGCGGCATGCAAGCCGACCAACTCGACATCATGCTAACCGACGATGACGGCATGCTCGATATACCACCAACAGGCGCAGAGCTAACCCTAGCCATCGGCTGGAAGGGACAATCCCTCACCGAGCGCGGCACCTACATTGTCGATGAAGTGGAACACATCGGCGCACCGGATACGCTAAACATCCGCGCATCCAGTGCAGATATGCGCCAAGGCCTGCCCGGCAAACGCACCCAAAGTTGGGATGAAGTCACCGTGCGCGACATCATCACAACAATAGCGGAGCGCCACGACCTAATCCCCAGCGTAGGCACAACGCTGGCAGGTATCCGCGTAGTCCATATTGATCAAACCGATGAATCAGATTTACATTTTTTGACACGCTTGGCGGAACGCTTCGACGCCGTGGCCACCGTCAAAACAGGCCACCTGATTTTTGTCCCCGCAGGCCAAGCCACCACCGCCAGCGGGCTAGAAATTCCCCCCATCCAGCTCCGCCGCCAAACCGGCGACCAGCACCGCTACTTGGTTGCAGAGCGCGACGCTTACACAGGCGTCACCGCGCTATGGAATAACAAAGCCCACGCCACCCGCGAAGCCGTTACTGTCGGCGACCCGCAAAACGCCCAGCAGCTACGCCACACCTACGCCAGCGAACAAGAAGCGCTGGAAGCCGCCCAAGCAGAATGGCAACGCCTGCAACGCGGCGTCGCCTATTTCAGCATCACTCAAGCGGTAGGCGACCCCGACGTGTTCCCCGAAACGCCGGTCTGGTGCATCGGCTGGAAACCACAAATAGACGCCACCCCCTGGATCATCACCGAAGTAACCCACAACCTCACCGACACCAGCTACACAACCGCCCTGCAGCTAGAGACCCGCCCAATGGATTAA
- a CDS encoding type II toxin-antitoxin system HicA family toxin, which yields MGLSGLLNLTQKEHGVIVTLYSTTQGQEVESRALIKELKKDGWELVRVNGSHHHFRHPTKPGTVTVPHPKKDLKTGLVRGIRKSAGLL from the coding sequence ATGGGGTTATCAGGGTTATTAAATTTGACGCAAAAAGAACACGGGGTTATAGTAACCCTATATTCGACAACACAGGGGCAGGAGGTGGAAAGCAGAGCACTGATAAAGGAACTGAAGAAGGATGGGTGGGAACTAGTCAGAGTCAACGGCAGCCACCACCACTTCAGACACCCTACCAAACCCGGCACAGTCACCGTGCCACATCCCAAAAAGGATTTGAAAACGGGCTTGGTAAGAGGAATCAGAAAAAGCGCCGGCCTCTTATGA
- a CDS encoding DUF433 domain-containing protein translates to MTAFTNIGLYSPKQAERLIGVEAEKIRRWLMPARSSKGPLWEPQPQALGAEDTLSFKDLLELRAVAKFRSLNLSLSVIREALHELSELLQRDYPLINLQLCTDGQKVFLKALEESGETAVIDLVKRQNAFKDVIVPSLRAGIEFNAKGDPVRWHPDPEDSNIVIDPRFAFGKPIVLPSRMPTATLAQAAKVEGSAADAARAYDVTQEEVERAVKFEERILSGALLH, encoded by the coding sequence ATGACCGCATTCACTAATATCGGGCTTTACAGCCCAAAGCAAGCAGAGCGCCTGATTGGCGTAGAAGCGGAGAAGATTCGCCGCTGGCTCATGCCTGCGCGGTCGTCCAAGGGGCCTCTCTGGGAACCCCAACCCCAAGCGTTAGGCGCAGAAGACACCCTCAGCTTTAAAGATCTGCTCGAACTCCGTGCCGTGGCTAAATTCCGTAGCCTCAACCTGAGCTTATCGGTCATTCGTGAAGCACTACATGAGCTAAGCGAGCTGCTACAGCGGGATTACCCCCTCATCAACCTACAGCTTTGCACAGATGGCCAAAAGGTATTCCTGAAAGCACTGGAAGAAAGTGGCGAAACAGCAGTGATTGACCTGGTTAAGCGCCAAAATGCTTTCAAAGATGTCATAGTGCCTTCACTCAGGGCAGGCATTGAGTTCAATGCAAAGGGAGATCCTGTGCGCTGGCATCCAGACCCCGAAGACTCAAACATCGTGATCGACCCACGCTTTGCCTTCGGTAAGCCCATCGTACTACCCAGCCGCATGCCGACAGCTACGCTAGCCCAAGCGGCAAAAGTAGAAGGCAGCGCAGCAGATGCAGCCCGTGCGTATGATGTGACACAAGAGGAAGTGGAGCGCGCCGTAAAATTCGAAGAAAGGATTTTATCGGGTGCACTTCTTCATTGA
- a CDS encoding phage tail assembly protein gives MTTKAENQSTENQSTENQSTELQTIDTPAVEKNTATAPGVPTEVVELETPLQRGKTLVKEITVRKPMSGGMRGVSLVDIMNLDVAALTKVMPRITTPSLTEAELKTMDIVDLVQLGTALNGFLTPKKFKEIEA, from the coding sequence ATGACCACTAAGGCCGAAAACCAAAGCACTGAAAACCAAAGCACCGAAAACCAAAGCACCGAACTCCAAACCATCGACACCCCAGCCGTTGAGAAAAACACCGCCACCGCCCCTGGCGTACCCACGGAGGTAGTAGAGCTGGAAACCCCGCTACAGCGTGGCAAAACACTGGTGAAAGAAATCACCGTGCGTAAGCCCATGAGCGGCGGTATGCGCGGCGTCTCCCTGGTAGACATCATGAACCTGGACGTAGCCGCGCTAACAAAAGTCATGCCCCGCATCACCACGCCTTCGCTCACCGAAGCCGAACTTAAAACCATGGATATCGTTGACCTGGTGCAACTCGGCACGGCGCTGAACGGTTTTTTAACCCCAAAGAAATTCAAGGAGATCGAAGCCTAG
- a CDS encoding XRE family transcriptional regulator: MIIGERLKEERERIGLSQTALAQIGGVGKTTQIKYEKGASNPDSSYLSAVADEGIDIFYVLKGQRSETATVQSFGVPLSEPSPGFSPVKMYDIEAAAGAGRSFEGEPVKTTLYFSTAELAEQGLDPAQVVGIKVRGDSMDGTLADGDWVLVDRSNRDPKQEGVFLLLVSGERRIKRVQRLAGGALYLISDNDHYQPEMIKPQDMHDVEILGRCEIRIGRIV, from the coding sequence ATGATCATTGGCGAGCGCCTGAAAGAAGAACGTGAACGGATTGGGCTTAGCCAAACTGCTTTGGCGCAGATTGGTGGTGTCGGTAAAACGACTCAGATTAAATACGAAAAAGGCGCCAGTAACCCCGATTCTTCCTACTTGTCGGCAGTTGCTGACGAGGGAATTGATATCTTTTATGTGCTCAAAGGCCAGCGTTCAGAAACAGCAACCGTCCAATCTTTTGGGGTTCCGTTAAGTGAACCATCGCCTGGTTTTTCACCAGTGAAGATGTACGACATTGAAGCGGCCGCCGGGGCAGGGCGTAGTTTTGAAGGCGAGCCGGTTAAAACCACTTTGTACTTCTCCACCGCTGAGCTTGCCGAGCAGGGGCTAGACCCTGCCCAGGTGGTGGGCATTAAAGTGCGTGGCGATTCGATGGACGGCACACTGGCCGATGGGGATTGGGTGCTGGTGGATCGCAGCAATCGTGACCCTAAGCAGGAAGGTGTTTTTTTGCTGTTGGTTAGCGGAGAGCGAAGAATTAAACGGGTGCAGCGCCTAGCGGGCGGGGCGTTGTACTTGATCAGCGATAACGACCATTACCAGCCGGAAATGATCAAGCCGCAGGATATGCATGATGTGGAGATTCTGGGGCGGTGCGAGATTCGGATTGGGAGGATTGTTTAG
- a CDS encoding GpE family phage tail protein — protein sequence MADLAMVFHWEPQAMDGMDLEELMEWRERARKRHEGNNPNGNRSK from the coding sequence ATGGCGGATCTCGCCATGGTGTTCCACTGGGAACCCCAGGCCATGGACGGCATGGATCTGGAAGAGCTAATGGAATGGCGCGAACGCGCCCGCAAACGCCACGAAGGCAATAACCCAAACGGTAACCGCAGCAAATAG
- a CDS encoding phage major tail tube protein, which produces MALPHILKDFNLFGDGNNWQGQIPELTLPELARRMVEYEGGGMEGPIEVDHGNELQTFEWTAGGMIVDIYDSYGSPIHDAAMLRMTGSYESDEDGGIIPVEIVMRGRHKTIAMGDASKGDNNQISVTTTLSYFKLIVDGEEVIERDVPGFIFKVRGKDRLAERRTALGV; this is translated from the coding sequence ATGGCACTCCCTCACATTCTTAAAGACTTCAACCTCTTCGGCGACGGCAACAACTGGCAAGGCCAAATTCCCGAACTCACCCTGCCCGAGCTAGCCCGCCGCATGGTCGAGTACGAAGGCGGCGGTATGGAAGGCCCAATTGAAGTGGACCACGGCAACGAACTGCAAACCTTCGAATGGACAGCGGGCGGCATGATTGTCGATATCTACGACAGCTACGGCAGCCCCATTCACGATGCCGCCATGCTGCGTATGACCGGCTCGTACGAATCCGACGAAGACGGCGGCATCATCCCCGTCGAGATAGTTATGCGCGGCCGCCACAAAACCATCGCCATGGGCGATGCCAGCAAAGGCGACAACAACCAAATCAGCGTCACCACCACCCTTTCGTACTTCAAGTTAATCGTTGATGGCGAAGAAGTCATCGAGCGCGATGTACCCGGCTTCATCTTCAAAGTACGCGGTAAGGATCGCTTGGCAGAGCGCCGCACCGCCCTGGGTGTGTAA
- a CDS encoding type II toxin-antitoxin system HicB family antitoxin, with protein sequence MLFPIAIERGDEQHAYGVVVPDLHGCFSAGDTFEEALANVKEAIEGWLEVAVDYGDPIPEATSIEHHMDNPDYEGWIWAVVDIDLTPYLGKSHKINVTLPDLLVKQIDDFVASHPGDKTRSGFLSRVAMAELARARKIA encoded by the coding sequence ATGTTGTTTCCCATTGCAATAGAACGCGGCGACGAACAACACGCCTATGGCGTCGTAGTCCCCGACCTTCACGGCTGCTTTTCAGCGGGTGACACCTTTGAAGAGGCGTTAGCCAATGTGAAAGAAGCGATCGAAGGATGGCTGGAAGTAGCCGTAGACTACGGCGACCCCATTCCCGAAGCAACGTCCATCGAACACCACATGGATAATCCAGATTACGAGGGATGGATCTGGGCGGTGGTCGATATCGACCTGACCCCCTACCTGGGCAAAAGTCACAAAATCAACGTTACCCTGCCCGATCTACTGGTTAAGCAGATTGATGATTTTGTGGCCAGCCACCCAGGCGACAAAACCCGCTCAGGCTTTCTATCGCGGGTCGCCATGGCAGAGCTAGCCCGGGCACGCAAAATCGCATAG
- a CDS encoding DUF4145 domain-containing protein, which yields MSYYPPEFQAGAFNCPFCNVYSQMNWVPWNKHQSHIVNLHRAKCLKCDENSYWFGDAYGENEGKMLFPLVSNAPPPHPDMPKEVKSDYLEARDVLPHSSKAAAALVRLALQRLCIHLGKSSNINTAIGQLVKDGLPQGVQRALDAIRIIGNESVHPGEIQDEDIDKSVGAMFELLNYIVQDRITRFKEIDALYESLPEGKRQGVEQRDKK from the coding sequence GTGAGTTATTATCCGCCTGAGTTTCAAGCCGGAGCATTCAATTGCCCATTTTGTAATGTTTACTCACAAATGAACTGGGTTCCCTGGAATAAGCATCAAAGCCACATAGTTAATTTACATCGAGCAAAGTGTCTAAAGTGCGATGAGAATTCCTATTGGTTTGGTGATGCATATGGTGAGAATGAGGGGAAAATGTTATTCCCTCTTGTATCAAATGCTCCGCCTCCTCACCCTGACATGCCAAAAGAAGTGAAATCCGACTACTTGGAAGCCCGTGATGTGCTTCCTCATTCTTCTAAAGCCGCAGCGGCTTTAGTGCGGCTTGCACTTCAGCGTTTATGTATTCACCTTGGTAAAAGCTCAAATATAAATACTGCTATTGGTCAGCTTGTCAAAGATGGCTTACCGCAAGGTGTGCAAAGGGCGCTTGATGCAATACGCATTATTGGCAATGAATCGGTGCATCCGGGTGAAATTCAAGACGAAGATATCGATAAAAGTGTTGGCGCTATGTTTGAACTTTTGAATTATATAGTTCAGGACAGAATTACACGTTTTAAAGAAATTGATGCGCTTTATGAGAGTTTGCCGGAAGGGAAGCGGCAAGGTGTTGAGCAGCGTGATAAAAAGTGA